The DNA segment CTTTTCAGCTATAAGGTTATTCCTGAGGTAATGACATTTGAAGGAAGGAATCTGGATATATTGTCCGGACTTTCTGCTCCTTTTATATATTATTTTGGATTTGTTCGCCAGCAACTGAACCGAACAGTACTGTTAGTATGGAATATATTGTGCCTGGCTCTTTTACTAAACGTGGTTATTCATGCCATCCTATCTTTTCCCTATCCATTTCAACAATTTGGTTTTGACCAGCCCAATATTGCAGTCTTATACTTTCCATTTGTCTGGTTGCCTAGCTGTGTTGTTCCTCTGGTCTTACTATCCCATATTGCCTCTATCCGGCAGCTCCTTTACACTATCAACTTACCTACCTTGAATTAATTAGCAAGTCTTTTAGGAATATCTGAAAAAGTCTATATTTAGGCTCTGGTATTCTTGCTATTTACAACTGTGAATCGTTCTACCCAATCTATTATCACTGCATCAGAACAACATCTGGATGAACTCACTCAAATGGGTTTAGATTTATGGCCAGACAATGAGTATGAAGAACTCAAACATGATTTTCTGGAGCTTTTGCAAACCCCGGAAAATCATGTTATTTATCTATTTAGCCATCAGGGTGAGAATGTGGCGTTTCTTCATCTTTCTATTCGTACTGACTATGTAGAAGGTTCTGATTCCACTCCTACCGGTTATGTGGAAGGAATATATGTAAAACCAGCCTTTAGACGAATGAGGATCTCACAGGCATTATTTCAGCATGGGGAGAAATGGTTAAAGGATAAAGGGTGTCATCAGGTTGGATCTGACATTTATATTGATAATCAGGCAAGCTATGACTTTCATACAAACATGGGTTTCAAAGAATCTGCCCGATTAATAGCTTTCATTAAAGATATACCCTAACCAGGCAGATTATCCGCTTGGTATCAGGATTGCTTATCTGCAAATTCCATCAATCGTATCACATCTTTGGTTTCTTTTAAATCCAGTTTTTCTTTTTCTACAAACTTTTTCAAATCATCTGAGGCATTTAACTGTTCCAATACAGCTTTCTTGCCTAATTTCACTTTATTTATTGTTCCATCAGTTTTGCGGATATAGTAACTTTTATCATCCATCAGTTCATCATAGGTACGACCAGAACTAT comes from the Xanthocytophaga agilis genome and includes:
- the aac(6') gene encoding aminoglycoside 6'-N-acetyltransferase, which gives rise to MNRSTQSIITASEQHLDELTQMGLDLWPDNEYEELKHDFLELLQTPENHVIYLFSHQGENVAFLHLSIRTDYVEGSDSTPTGYVEGIYVKPAFRRMRISQALFQHGEKWLKDKGCHQVGSDIYIDNQASYDFHTNMGFKESARLIAFIKDIP